A genomic segment from Streptomyces sp. NBC_01233 encodes:
- a CDS encoding acyl-CoA dehydrogenase family protein: MHLAPTEGQLRLRAELREYFQDLLPDGAPEDPARQRELLRRIGADGLLGLGWPVEYGGQDRGADEQFVFFDEAYRAGAPVSMVTLNTVGPTLMKYGTQEQKDYFLPRILTGDIVFAIGYSEPEAGTDLASLRTRAVRDGADWLIDGQKIFTSNAQNADWIWLACRTDPEAPKHKGISIILVPTDDPGFAWTPIETVGGLTTTATYYDSVRVPVGNLVGPEHGGWGLITNQLNHERVALAAIGMQAEDFYGYALSHARTPDPVTGDRPADLPWVQSRLAEAHARLAAVRLLNWRLVQDVGGGSLAPGDASGVKFLGTESTVEVYRMCQEVVGEEALIRGPGPGVFAGGELERMNRAAQINTFGGGVGEVQREIVAMMRLGMKGRKR, from the coding sequence GTGCACCTCGCCCCGACCGAAGGCCAGTTGCGGCTCCGCGCCGAACTGCGCGAGTACTTCCAGGATCTGCTGCCGGACGGAGCCCCCGAGGACCCGGCCCGCCAGCGCGAACTGCTGCGCCGCATCGGCGCCGACGGACTGCTCGGCCTCGGTTGGCCCGTCGAGTACGGCGGCCAAGACCGCGGTGCAGACGAGCAGTTCGTCTTTTTCGACGAGGCCTACCGGGCCGGCGCCCCCGTCTCCATGGTCACGCTCAACACCGTCGGCCCGACCCTGATGAAGTACGGGACCCAGGAGCAGAAGGACTACTTCCTGCCCCGGATCCTCACGGGCGACATCGTCTTCGCCATCGGCTACTCCGAACCCGAGGCCGGCACCGACCTGGCCTCCTTGCGCACCCGCGCGGTCCGGGACGGCGCGGACTGGCTGATCGACGGGCAGAAAATCTTCACTTCCAACGCCCAGAACGCGGACTGGATCTGGCTCGCCTGCCGCACCGACCCCGAGGCCCCCAAACACAAGGGCATATCGATCATCCTGGTGCCCACCGACGACCCCGGCTTCGCGTGGACCCCGATCGAGACGGTCGGCGGCCTCACGACCACCGCGACGTACTACGACTCCGTCCGCGTGCCCGTCGGCAACCTCGTCGGCCCCGAGCACGGCGGCTGGGGCCTGATCACCAACCAGCTCAACCACGAACGCGTGGCGCTCGCCGCCATCGGCATGCAGGCCGAGGACTTCTACGGGTACGCGCTCAGCCACGCCCGTACCCCCGACCCGGTCACCGGCGACCGGCCCGCCGACCTCCCCTGGGTGCAGTCCCGGCTCGCCGAGGCGCACGCGCGACTGGCCGCCGTGCGTCTCCTCAACTGGCGCCTCGTCCAGGACGTGGGCGGCGGAAGCCTGGCCCCGGGCGACGCCAGCGGCGTGAAGTTCCTCGGCACCGAGTCCACCGTCGAGGTGTACCGGATGTGCCAGGAGGTGGTGGGCGAGGAGGCCCTGATCCGGGGGCCGGGGCCCGGAGTCTTCGCGGGCGGCGAGCTGGAGCGGATGAATCGGGCCGCGCAGATCAACACCTTCGGGGGCGGGGTCGGCGAGGTCCAGAGGGAGATCGTCGCCATGATGCGGCTCGGCATGAAGGGAAGGAAGCGATGA
- a CDS encoding DUF6344 domain-containing protein codes for MAHRSALSSIWTTLLTALVALLSSLGLGGKAALAGATAPAGDAPAAGVAASAAAVPVARPAVAARRTWRAMMRGGSLPPTIKQRIRAEAHGKNPSVRRSTTAAAMGAGPGTADRLLPSAASPVGVGVGVGVRGGVGAPAVPARGALALAA; via the coding sequence ATGGCTCACCGCAGCGCCCTCTCATCGATCTGGACCACCCTCCTCACCGCCCTCGTGGCCCTCCTCTCCTCCCTCGGCCTCGGCGGGAAGGCGGCTCTGGCCGGCGCCACCGCCCCGGCGGGCGACGCTCCGGCTGCCGGCGTTGCGGCCTCCGCAGCCGCGGTCCCCGTCGCCCGACCGGCCGTCGCGGCCCGGCGGACCTGGCGGGCGATGATGCGGGGCGGTTCGCTGCCGCCGACCATCAAGCAGCGGATCCGCGCCGAGGCCCACGGCAAGAACCCCTCCGTCCGCCGCTCGACCACCGCCGCGGCCATGGGCGCCGGACCGGGAACCGCCGATCGGCTCCTGCCCTCGGCCGCATCCCCTGTCGGAGTCGGAGTCGGAGTCGGAGTCCGAGGCGGAGTCGGAGCCCCCGCGGTCCCCGCCCGAGGAGCGCTCGCGCTCGCCGCGTGA
- a CDS encoding ABC transporter ATP-binding protein, producing the protein MIEIESLSKSFGPRTLWSDLSFTVARREMLALTGRSGSGKSTLLNCLGLLDAPSSGAIRHEGRDITGFGPRATRHYRRDVLGYLFQNYALIENASVAANLEVAMKPRRARKDAPTVAEALERVGLAGREKEQVHRLSGGEQQRVALARLIVKQPALVLADEPTGALDHDNTTMVVDILRTMCEEGCAVVIATHDDAVRDRCDTVLTVGDATHPVPVNERQHA; encoded by the coding sequence ATGATCGAGATCGAGAGCCTGTCCAAGTCCTTTGGCCCGCGAACCCTCTGGTCCGATCTCTCCTTCACCGTGGCGCGCCGCGAGATGCTGGCCCTGACCGGCCGGAGCGGCTCCGGCAAGTCGACGCTGCTCAACTGCCTCGGCCTCCTCGACGCACCAAGCTCAGGGGCGATCCGGCACGAGGGCCGCGACATCACCGGCTTCGGCCCGCGCGCCACACGGCACTACCGGCGTGACGTTCTCGGCTACCTGTTCCAGAACTACGCGCTGATCGAGAACGCGAGCGTCGCCGCCAACCTCGAAGTCGCCATGAAGCCGCGACGGGCGAGGAAGGACGCTCCGACCGTCGCCGAGGCCCTGGAGCGGGTCGGGCTGGCCGGACGGGAGAAGGAGCAGGTCCACCGGCTCAGCGGCGGTGAGCAGCAGCGCGTCGCGCTGGCCCGCCTGATCGTCAAGCAGCCCGCCCTCGTCCTCGCCGACGAACCGACGGGCGCCCTCGACCACGACAACACCACCATGGTCGTCGACATCCTCCGCACGATGTGCGAAGAGGGCTGCGCCGTCGTGATCGCCACCCATGACGATGCCGTCCGTGACCGTTGCGACACGGTCCTGACCGTCGGCGACGCCACCCATCCCGTTCCTGTGAACGAAAGGCAGCACGCATGA
- a CDS encoding bacteriocin-associated integral membrane family protein encodes MLHRGIKFAHAVVLAFSATLSFLFLRSLDEDWALGHSAVVWVTDADGAASGSQVAAVVADFAAKNHATVAREVPDLKDPSHRRHLYLAPGGPHSDWLREGYPAFSRGYQTEVHPVAELGQRDPRGFYYVFGPDAAATSLTRTLNDLGLVASVNQPFSLAQLTTVYADSALYRSFFVVALAVVTMTGASVLLNAKAYGVQRLQGRSFGRILLRDMRQLAAFWTVACAAVSALTLLILGLYNGLAWIRQFAAIALGVTFALSLIALVTHSAMLWLTFQTDVLRALKGELPARAASISAYVVRIPALLLALSIATAVVLGAQDVLARQESREAYAKIGDATSIRFNGSLATDTALRSLDENVGPWLRQADRDGQIIVAGHRDLRLSAGIPGLTKGDLLVVNESFLGKQPLLDPAGRRIEPTAAAPDQVRLLVPENLAQHTARLKELTPTWLSPSDPSKIAPAQVKTMPTKDGQRVFTYNPRGKSRASDNPGADDSLVTDPVIIVFPNGAPYLSDKGYTSYASQRSIVFHNPDDVTAGVQQRHLESYVTAVTPVGQDAALELRKVVGDFRLQLFNLVVAVAVLLITGIGVCIVHSRKNAQAIFARHISGWTFTATHRPVLLLEGLLAVLLAGWVPFQVWQQNQDAARYESLGIPAPTPPAEFTGLDFGVTGVLVAVEVAAVLVALVVFHRRIVKEGATES; translated from the coding sequence ATGCTGCATCGAGGTATCAAGTTCGCCCACGCCGTCGTCCTGGCGTTCTCCGCGACCCTCTCTTTCCTGTTCCTCCGGAGCCTCGACGAGGACTGGGCCCTCGGGCACTCCGCCGTCGTCTGGGTGACGGACGCCGACGGCGCGGCCAGCGGCTCGCAAGTCGCCGCCGTGGTCGCCGATTTCGCCGCGAAGAACCACGCGACGGTCGCACGCGAGGTCCCCGACCTCAAGGACCCGTCCCACCGCCGTCATCTCTACCTCGCACCCGGTGGCCCCCACTCCGACTGGCTGCGCGAGGGCTATCCCGCGTTCAGCCGCGGATATCAGACCGAGGTGCACCCCGTCGCCGAGCTGGGCCAGCGCGACCCGCGCGGTTTCTACTACGTCTTCGGCCCGGACGCCGCCGCCACGTCGCTGACCCGGACCCTCAACGACCTCGGGCTGGTCGCCTCCGTCAACCAGCCCTTCTCCCTGGCGCAGCTGACCACCGTCTACGCCGACAGCGCGCTGTACCGCTCGTTCTTCGTGGTCGCGCTCGCCGTCGTCACGATGACCGGCGCGAGCGTCCTGCTCAACGCCAAGGCCTACGGGGTGCAGCGGCTCCAGGGCAGATCGTTCGGCCGGATCCTCCTGCGGGACATGCGGCAGCTGGCGGCGTTCTGGACGGTCGCCTGCGCCGCGGTCTCCGCCCTCACCCTGCTGATCCTCGGCCTCTACAACGGACTGGCGTGGATCCGCCAGTTCGCCGCGATCGCCCTGGGCGTCACCTTCGCGCTCAGCCTGATCGCCCTCGTCACCCACTCGGCCATGCTCTGGCTGACGTTCCAGACCGACGTCCTGCGCGCCCTCAAGGGCGAACTGCCCGCGCGCGCCGCGTCGATCAGCGCCTACGTCGTACGGATACCCGCGCTGCTCCTCGCCCTCAGCATCGCCACGGCCGTCGTGCTCGGCGCCCAGGACGTCCTGGCCCGGCAGGAGAGCCGGGAGGCGTACGCGAAGATCGGCGACGCCACCTCGATCCGGTTCAACGGCAGCCTGGCGACCGACACGGCGCTGCGCAGCCTGGACGAGAACGTCGGCCCCTGGCTCCGCCAGGCCGACCGGGACGGCCAGATCATCGTGGCCGGGCACCGGGACCTGCGGCTGTCGGCCGGCATACCGGGTCTGACCAAGGGCGACCTGCTGGTCGTCAACGAGTCCTTCCTCGGGAAGCAGCCCCTCCTCGACCCGGCGGGACGACGGATCGAACCGACCGCCGCCGCCCCCGACCAGGTCCGGCTCCTCGTCCCCGAGAACCTCGCGCAGCACACCGCCCGGCTCAAGGAGCTCACGCCGACGTGGCTGAGCCCGAGCGACCCGAGCAAGATCGCTCCGGCGCAGGTGAAGACCATGCCGACGAAGGACGGGCAGCGCGTCTTCACCTACAACCCGCGCGGCAAATCGCGCGCCTCGGACAACCCCGGCGCGGACGACTCCCTGGTGACGGACCCCGTCATCATCGTCTTCCCCAACGGCGCGCCCTACCTGAGCGACAAGGGCTACACGAGCTACGCCTCCCAGCGCAGCATCGTCTTCCACAACCCGGACGACGTCACGGCCGGTGTCCAGCAGCGGCACCTGGAGTCGTACGTCACCGCCGTGACCCCCGTGGGGCAGGACGCCGCGCTCGAGCTGCGCAAGGTGGTCGGAGACTTCCGGCTCCAGCTGTTCAACCTGGTGGTGGCCGTGGCGGTGCTGCTCATCACCGGGATCGGCGTCTGCATCGTCCACTCCCGCAAGAACGCCCAGGCGATCTTCGCCCGCCACATCAGCGGCTGGACCTTCACGGCCACCCACCGTCCCGTCCTGCTGCTCGAAGGCCTGCTGGCCGTGCTGCTCGCCGGATGGGTGCCCTTCCAGGTGTGGCAGCAGAACCAGGACGCCGCCCGCTACGAAAGCCTCGGCATCCCCGCCCCCACCCCGCCCGCCGAATTCACCGGGCTCGACTTCGGCGTCACCGGTGTGCTCGTCGCCGTAGAGGTCGCGGCGGTGCTCGTGGCCCTCGTCGTCTTCCACCGCCGGATCGTCAAGGAAGGGGCGACCGAGTCGTGA
- a CDS encoding lactococcin 972 family bacteriocin — translation MQIKRSMKVAVATGALIIAGAAPALATTAYVGGGEWSYGAGTATVWSDYYHGSKCHGSTSVGAYIDSDEASAGSWSITQAKVKLSGNKSYYNTSC, via the coding sequence GTGCAGATCAAGCGCAGCATGAAGGTCGCAGTCGCCACCGGCGCACTCATCATCGCCGGTGCCGCTCCGGCCCTGGCGACCACCGCCTACGTCGGTGGCGGCGAGTGGAGCTACGGCGCCGGTACCGCCACGGTGTGGTCGGACTACTACCACGGCTCCAAGTGCCACGGTTCGACCTCCGTCGGTGCCTACATCGACAGCGACGAGGCCTCCGCGGGCTCCTGGTCCATCACCCAGGCCAAGGTGAAGCTGAGCGGCAACAAGTCGTACTACAACACCTCCTGCTGA
- a CDS encoding trypsin-like serine peptidase — protein sequence MNRHRTALSVLLSAGALVAGVLTAAGPSVAADAPASFRQQHTSGFWTAERMRSATPLDVTAVPGTSRTPAASSPAATRIPPTAAASPTAFPQAGGAWTGGGAVVKTSGRVLFTMGDRTASCSGDSVTSANGSTVITAGHCVKYQGAWHTNWVFVPAYNNGSAPYGQWSATKTFATDQWAASEDMNMDVGLAVVAPLNGQTLSQAVGAQGILFNGGYNKKMYSFGFPAAAPYDGTKLVYCSGNSGKDFLLTRDHSLACNMTGGSSGGPWFQDFNEATGLGTQVSVNSFGYTFLPNRMYGPYFGNEAKAAYDKAQVS from the coding sequence GTGAATCGTCATCGCACGGCCTTATCCGTCCTGCTCTCGGCGGGAGCCCTGGTCGCGGGCGTCCTGACGGCGGCCGGTCCCTCGGTCGCGGCGGACGCCCCCGCGTCCTTCCGGCAGCAGCACACCTCCGGCTTCTGGACCGCCGAGCGGATGCGGAGCGCCACCCCGCTCGACGTGACGGCGGTCCCCGGCACGTCCCGCACCCCGGCCGCCTCCTCGCCGGCGGCCACCAGGATCCCCCCGACGGCGGCCGCGTCCCCCACCGCCTTCCCGCAGGCGGGCGGCGCGTGGACGGGCGGCGGCGCGGTCGTGAAGACCTCGGGCCGGGTCTTATTCACGATGGGTGACCGGACCGCCTCCTGCTCGGGCGACTCGGTGACCAGCGCCAACGGCAGCACGGTCATCACGGCCGGCCACTGCGTGAAGTACCAGGGCGCCTGGCACACGAACTGGGTCTTCGTGCCGGCCTACAACAACGGGTCCGCGCCCTACGGCCAGTGGTCGGCCACCAAGACCTTCGCCACCGACCAGTGGGCGGCGAGCGAGGACATGAACATGGACGTCGGCCTGGCCGTCGTCGCCCCGCTGAACGGCCAGACCCTCAGCCAGGCCGTCGGCGCCCAGGGCATCCTGTTCAACGGCGGCTACAACAAGAAGATGTACTCCTTCGGCTTCCCGGCCGCGGCCCCGTACGACGGAACGAAGCTGGTCTACTGCAGCGGCAACAGCGGCAAGGACTTCCTGCTGACCCGCGACCACAGCCTGGCCTGCAACATGACCGGCGGTTCCAGCGGCGGCCCCTGGTTCCAGGACTTCAACGAGGCCACGGGCCTGGGCACCCAGGTCTCGGTGAACAGCTTCGGCTACACCTTCCTGCCGAACCGGATGTACGGCCCCTACTTCGGCAACGAGGCGAAGGCGGCCTACGACAAGGCCCAGGTCTCCTGA
- a CDS encoding YeiH family protein: MALLHRPHGAAVRHVSRETSTPWTGLAMAVGGALTAWCIHRLVSAVPMLTASVVLGIAVAHLPGLRTFVRGTARPGLSLAGRRLMRIGIVLLGLGLGLDQVLRLGWATVAMVVGVVAATFLGTVWLGRRLGLPGDQPLLIATGYSICGASAIGAVSEVSGSDEEDVAASVALVTLCGTLAIAVLPLLQGPLGLSDPAFGRWVGAGVHDVGQVVATAQTAGPDALGEAVLVKLMRVALLAPLVAVVAFSVRARRRGVRTASGRRPAPVPLFVAGFLAAAALRATGALPDVALEWAHTAQEALLAAALFGLGSAVHLPTLARTGGRAAALGLGAWVVVAGVSYAGVVLTV; this comes from the coding sequence ATGGCCCTCCTCCACCGCCCGCACGGCGCGGCGGTCCGGCATGTTTCACGTGAAACATCCACTCCCTGGACCGGGTTGGCGATGGCCGTGGGCGGGGCGCTGACCGCCTGGTGCATCCACCGTCTCGTGTCCGCCGTACCCATGCTGACGGCCTCGGTGGTGCTGGGCATCGCGGTGGCGCATCTCCCCGGTCTGCGGACCTTCGTACGCGGAACCGCGCGCCCGGGCCTTTCCCTGGCCGGCCGGCGGCTCATGCGGATCGGCATCGTGCTGCTGGGCCTCGGCCTGGGGCTGGACCAGGTGCTCCGGCTCGGCTGGGCCACGGTGGCGATGGTGGTGGGGGTGGTCGCGGCCACCTTCCTCGGAACCGTCTGGCTCGGGCGGCGTCTCGGCCTCCCCGGCGACCAGCCGCTGCTGATCGCCACCGGCTACTCGATCTGCGGGGCCTCGGCGATCGGCGCGGTGAGCGAGGTGTCGGGCAGCGACGAGGAGGACGTGGCTGCCTCCGTGGCGCTGGTCACCCTCTGCGGAACCCTCGCCATCGCGGTACTCCCTCTCCTCCAAGGCCCGTTGGGACTCTCCGACCCGGCTTTCGGACGGTGGGTCGGCGCCGGCGTCCACGACGTCGGCCAGGTGGTGGCGACCGCGCAGACCGCAGGCCCGGACGCCTTGGGTGAGGCGGTGCTGGTCAAGCTCATGAGGGTGGCGCTACTCGCCCCGCTGGTGGCGGTCGTGGCCTTCTCCGTGCGGGCCCGGCGACGCGGGGTGCGCACGGCCTCGGGGCGCCGGCCGGCCCCGGTTCCGCTGTTCGTCGCCGGCTTCCTGGCCGCGGCCGCGCTGCGCGCCACCGGCGCACTGCCCGACGTAGCGCTGGAGTGGGCACACACCGCGCAGGAGGCACTCCTGGCAGCGGCCCTGTTCGGCCTGGGGAGCGCGGTGCACCTGCCGACGCTGGCCCGGACCGGGGGGCGGGCGGCGGCGCTGGGGCTCGGGGCGTGGGTGGTGGTGGCCGGCGTTTCGTACGCGGGCGTGGTGCTCACCGTATGA
- a CDS encoding cysteine dioxygenase family protein, translating to MTTTTPARTTTRMAALVSEIRTVVERGLAPDLTAYLVGERLAPHLGAPDLLAPAQQEGDPERYRQHILHAESDGSFSVVALVWLPGQETCIHDHVSWCVAGVHQGEESERRFRLAPGVGPARLVATEDVVNAQGEVCGFAPPGDIHKVRNSCGTKAISVHVYGADVSRLGTSIRRVYTLPVD from the coding sequence ATGACCACCACCACGCCGGCCCGCACCACCACGAGGATGGCCGCCCTCGTCAGTGAGATCCGCACCGTCGTGGAGCGGGGGCTGGCTCCCGACCTCACCGCGTATCTGGTGGGTGAACGGCTCGCCCCGCACCTGGGCGCGCCCGACCTCCTGGCGCCGGCGCAGCAGGAGGGCGACCCGGAGCGGTACCGCCAGCACATCCTGCACGCCGAGTCGGACGGCAGCTTCTCGGTGGTGGCCCTGGTCTGGCTGCCCGGGCAGGAGACCTGCATCCACGACCACGTGTCGTGGTGCGTGGCCGGAGTGCACCAGGGCGAGGAGAGCGAACGCCGCTTCCGGCTCGCGCCGGGCGTCGGCCCGGCCCGCCTGGTGGCCACCGAGGACGTGGTCAACGCACAGGGTGAGGTCTGCGGCTTCGCCCCGCCCGGCGACATCCACAAGGTGCGCAACTCCTGTGGCACCAAGGCGATATCCGTGCACGTGTACGGGGCCGACGTGTCCCGGCTGGGCACCAGCATCCGCCGCGTCTATACGCTCCCCGTCGACTGA
- a CDS encoding LysR family transcriptional regulator, producing MFDSRHIRTFHAVVASGSYSAAARVLGYTQPAITQQMKALERAVGTPLFTRVGRKMQLTEAGESLSRHAETILGNLSAAEAQLRAYARLRTGRVRLCGFPSANVTLVPEALSGLAKDHPGVQVELLEGEPPESLRRLERGECDITLAFTYPGLHEEIPEEVAEVRLLEDQLTVLLPTGHPLARRRAVHLADLAEERWIAGCPRCRANLLHECAELGFVPDIRFATDDNLVVQSLVAQGLGVAMMPALVLPSLSLSRVCGRALQPAARRHIAAYVYRDHLRIPATAVVLDALKQAAANRVGC from the coding sequence GTGTTCGATTCCCGGCACATACGGACCTTTCACGCGGTGGTCGCCTCCGGGTCGTACTCGGCGGCCGCCCGCGTGCTGGGGTACACCCAGCCCGCCATCACCCAGCAGATGAAGGCGCTCGAACGCGCCGTCGGCACCCCGCTGTTCACCCGCGTGGGCCGCAAGATGCAGCTCACCGAGGCCGGGGAGTCGCTCTCCCGGCACGCCGAGACCATCCTCGGCAACCTCTCCGCCGCCGAGGCGCAGCTGAGGGCGTACGCCCGCCTGCGCACCGGGCGGGTCAGGTTGTGCGGTTTCCCCAGCGCCAACGTCACCCTCGTACCGGAGGCCCTGAGCGGCCTGGCCAAAGACCATCCGGGCGTCCAGGTGGAGCTGCTGGAGGGCGAGCCGCCGGAATCGCTGCGCCGGCTGGAGCGCGGCGAGTGCGACATCACCCTGGCCTTCACCTATCCCGGCCTGCACGAGGAGATCCCGGAGGAGGTCGCCGAGGTCAGGCTGCTGGAGGACCAGCTGACGGTGCTGCTCCCGACCGGGCACCCCCTGGCCCGGCGCCGCGCCGTGCACCTGGCCGACCTCGCCGAGGAACGCTGGATCGCCGGCTGTCCGCGCTGCCGGGCGAACCTGCTGCACGAGTGCGCGGAGCTGGGCTTCGTACCCGACATCCGCTTCGCCACCGACGACAACCTGGTGGTGCAGAGCCTGGTCGCACAGGGGCTGGGGGTGGCGATGATGCCCGCCTTGGTGCTGCCTTCCCTCTCGCTGAGCCGGGTCTGCGGGCGGGCGCTCCAGCCCGCCGCGCGCCGGCACATCGCCGCCTACGTCTACCGGGACCACCTGCGGATTCCGGCGACGGCCGTGGTCCTCGACGCACTGAAGCAGGCGGCGGCGAACCGGGTCGGCTGCTGA
- a CDS encoding S1C family serine protease, which produces MSNENEGTAAPTPPAAPSVPPAPASETQAGHELAPQPADAAPQAAAHVPAAPATGPVAAEPVTQQLPPTPATEPTQHIPPAPAYGQALAPAAHGAEGWPPPPPTVPAYGGHGGGAWGAPLTTDGAPAPKPKGKGGLIAGVLVAALLAGGIGGGVGYWAAERSNNGTGSTTISAAIPKDIKREAGSIAGLAAGALPSVVTIEASAGDGEGGTGTGFVYDQQGHILTNNHVVASAANGGKLFAIFSDGKKYDAEVVGRAQGYDVAVLKLKNPPAGLKPLPLGDSDKVAVGDSTIAIGAPFGLSNTVTTGIVSAKNRPVASGDGSGSKNSYMSALQTDASINPGNSGGPLLDGRGAVIGINSAIQSAGNGGFGGGQAGSIGLGFAIPINQAKNVAESLIKTGKPVYPVISVSVDLQAKAEGAKISEQGAAANELVDPNGPAGKAGLKPGDVITEFGGRPVDSGPTLISMIWTYKPGDTVKLTYLRSGKPTTVDITLGSRVGDK; this is translated from the coding sequence GTGAGCAACGAGAACGAGGGCACCGCGGCCCCCACACCCCCCGCGGCCCCGTCCGTACCCCCTGCTCCGGCCTCCGAGACGCAGGCGGGACACGAGCTTGCTCCGCAGCCGGCCGACGCCGCACCGCAGGCCGCGGCGCACGTCCCGGCCGCTCCGGCGACCGGGCCCGTGGCCGCCGAGCCGGTGACCCAGCAGCTGCCGCCGACGCCCGCTACCGAGCCCACCCAGCACATCCCGCCCGCGCCGGCCTACGGTCAGGCTCTCGCGCCGGCCGCACACGGAGCCGAGGGCTGGCCGCCCCCGCCGCCCACCGTGCCGGCGTACGGTGGTCACGGCGGCGGTGCCTGGGGTGCTCCCCTGACCACCGACGGCGCCCCCGCGCCCAAGCCGAAGGGCAAGGGCGGCCTCATCGCGGGCGTGCTCGTGGCGGCCCTCCTCGCGGGCGGCATCGGCGGCGGCGTCGGCTACTGGGCCGCCGAGCGCAGCAACAACGGCACCGGCTCGACCACGATCAGCGCGGCCATCCCCAAGGACATCAAGCGCGAAGCGGGCTCCATCGCCGGCCTGGCCGCGGGCGCACTGCCCAGCGTGGTCACCATCGAGGCCTCGGCAGGCGACGGCGAGGGCGGCACCGGCACCGGGTTCGTCTACGACCAGCAGGGCCACATCCTCACCAACAACCACGTGGTGGCCTCCGCCGCGAACGGCGGCAAGCTCTTCGCGATCTTCTCCGACGGCAAGAAGTACGACGCCGAGGTGGTGGGCCGAGCCCAGGGCTACGACGTCGCCGTCCTCAAGCTGAAGAACCCGCCGGCCGGCCTCAAGCCGCTGCCGCTCGGCGACTCCGACAAGGTCGCGGTCGGCGACTCGACCATCGCGATCGGCGCCCCCTTCGGCCTGTCCAACACGGTCACCACCGGCATCGTCAGCGCCAAGAACCGCCCGGTCGCCTCCGGAGACGGCAGCGGCAGCAAGAACTCCTACATGAGCGCGCTCCAGACCGACGCCTCGATCAACCCGGGCAACTCCGGCGGCCCGCTGCTCGACGGCCGCGGCGCGGTCATCGGCATCAACTCCGCCATCCAGTCGGCCGGCAACGGCGGCTTCGGCGGCGGCCAGGCCGGTTCCATCGGCCTCGGCTTCGCCATCCCGATCAACCAGGCGAAGAACGTCGCCGAATCGCTGATCAAGACGGGCAAGCCGGTCTACCCGGTGATCTCGGTCTCCGTGGACCTCCAGGCCAAGGCGGAGGGCGCGAAGATCTCCGAGCAGGGTGCGGCGGCCAACGAGCTGGTAGACCCGAACGGCCCGGCGGGCAAGGCCGGCCTGAAGCCCGGCGACGTCATCACCGAGTTCGGCGGCAGGCCGGTCGACAGCGGCCCGACCCTGATCAGCATGATCTGGACGTACAAGCCCGGCGACACCGTGAAGCTGACCTACCTGCGCAGCGGCAAGCCGACCACGGTCGACATCACGCTTGGCTCGCGGGTCGGCGACAAGTAG
- a CDS encoding glycerophosphodiester phosphodiesterase translates to MPRTIQVVAHRGASEDAPEHTLAAYRKAIEDGADGLECDVRLTADGHLVLVHDRRVNRTSNGRGAVSALELADLAALDFGSWKDREESPDWDADPERTSVLTLERLLELVSDAGRPVQLAIETKHPTRWAGQVEERLLFLLKRFGLDTPPAAGPHPVRVMSFSARSLHRVQAAAPTIPTVYLMQFISPRMRDGRLPAGVTIAGPGMRIVRNHPGYIRRLQDAGHSVHVWTVNEPEDVQLCADLGVEAIITNRPRQVLSQLGR, encoded by the coding sequence ATGCCGCGCACCATCCAGGTCGTCGCCCACCGCGGCGCCTCGGAGGACGCCCCCGAGCACACCCTGGCCGCCTACCGCAAGGCGATCGAGGACGGCGCCGACGGCCTCGAATGCGATGTCCGGCTCACCGCCGACGGCCACCTGGTGCTGGTCCACGACCGCCGGGTGAACCGAACCTCGAACGGCCGCGGCGCCGTATCGGCCCTGGAGCTGGCCGATCTCGCCGCTCTCGACTTCGGCTCCTGGAAGGACCGCGAGGAGTCCCCCGACTGGGACGCGGACCCCGAACGGACCTCCGTCCTCACCCTGGAGCGCCTGCTGGAGCTCGTCTCCGACGCCGGACGTCCCGTACAGCTCGCGATCGAGACGAAGCACCCGACCCGCTGGGCCGGACAGGTGGAAGAACGCCTCCTCTTCCTCCTCAAGCGCTTCGGCCTGGACACCCCGCCCGCCGCGGGGCCGCACCCGGTCCGGGTCATGAGCTTCTCCGCGCGCTCCCTGCACCGGGTGCAGGCGGCCGCCCCGACGATCCCGACCGTGTACCTGATGCAGTTCATCTCGCCCCGGATGCGGGACGGGCGGCTGCCGGCCGGGGTGACGATCGCCGGCCCCGGGATGCGGATCGTGCGCAACCACCCCGGCTACATCCGCAGGCTCCAGGACGCGGGCCACTCCGTACACGTATGGACAGTGAACGAGCCCGAAGACGTTCAGCTCTGCGCTGATCTGGGTGTGGAAGCGATCATCACGAACAGACCCCGCCAAGTTCTGTCCCAACTGGGGCGCTGA